The window cattttatttacacCATCAcaattattttgttcatcGTTATTCATATTGTGTTTATCATTACTCACTTCATTTTCCACATTCTCTTCTAACTCGTCATcttccttttctttttttattcttatagGAACTACATTTTGACTTTCATCCgctttattattttgtgatttatttttatttgttagGAAATGTCctaatttaatattacttaaaatattacgagatttgttttttattgaactatatatactaaaaacggttttatttttcttaatcttattatcatcattagttttattatcatcacttttattattattattattattattattattattattattatcatcatcatctaCTTTATCATGAATTAAATTTCtgttttttaattttttattttgatgatcttgcttatttatttcaaaTAAAACTCTTTTTGGTGTTCTGGAATATTCAATAGAATCATTATGAAATGTACGTCTTTTTAAGTTTCGAacattttcataattttctttttcacCAGAAATTTTTggtatttttttatttaataatatggatgATGTATCGGTATATGAGTTACTTCTGATATGACCATTAgttatttcattttcttttgaaatatttaaatcTTTTGAATTATATGTACGATTTTCCTTTAAGGCACTTAATACATTTTCAAGAACAttgatataataatcacGTTTATCATTTTTCGTATCAAgaatatcttttatatttatggtCATACTATTTAAAccatcatatttatttttattattgttgtagtttgtatgattattttcatttgtaCTATCAGAAATGTCTTTATTTTTGTCTTTATTTTTGtctttatttttgtttttgtttttgtttttgtttttatttttaatttcatcgatattatataaatgttgtgtttttttcattataggtttattattattaaaactTTCAGAAGAATAATCTTCATTACGACATATATTACTTTTCATATGATCAGATGAGAAAAATAGcatttcatcatttttcccgtcttttttttttttaaattctgaaaattcattaatattatcctTATTTAAGATATGTACATTTTGTTCTTGTGATTTGTTCTTTTCgtcatttaatattttataaataatatccGACTGGATAGAACTTCTAatagtattattatttttatctgtattttcttcttcttcatcatcaATATCATCATCAACATGTgcatcatattttttattctccTTTGGTATTTGTGATTGCTTTCTTTTTAGCTCATTTCCTATTTCATTGTAATCGTTTTCGAATAAGTTGTCATGTATAAGGGATGGAGGAGAATTCCTAGTTgaattattgttattatcattaatataaaattttatatggTTTATAAGTTCATTTGTATTACCgttttcatcattatatatatttttggAATATTTATTAGTTGTACTTTTACAATATCTATTTATTAATGTTTCATATACAGAATCATATTCTGATTCGgttaatttattaatataactTTTCCTAATGttattactactattattaccactgttgttgttatatatataatcatttatttcttttgaCACTGAATTTTTATTCCCTTTTTTGCTCtttccatatttttcaCTAGCATATATGTTTTGTAATTCTTTCAAATTCAAAAAGtaattattacatttttgattatttataaaattctTGTCTCCTATATTTTCTTCAGCATATTCGGAGATACCACGATTCACATAGACactattattactataactttttttattgcagaacaaattttttacaatattttttccacttttttgtttaaatGTTTTGTCTTCATTAATAAAATCAGAAAGacttttattatgtatcatatttcttatattagtgttactattattattaacatcATGATCGTCATAGTACTCATTATTACTATAATTTCCTAGTGGTATATTAGTATccttaaataatatttttcttttcttaatattatttgttttcCTACCTTTCttacaaatattattactattattattattattgttgttattgttattattattattgttattgttattattattattattatcatccttattattattatcatcattatttttattattaccatcattatttttattattaccatcattatttttattattaccatcattatttttattattatcattattattcgtagtagtattaaataaataatcagttgccataatattttcattacCTGGTAAAGctaaatatttttgtacaAGTTTACTAACTTGATCTATTGTATTGGCACTATTTGTAAAATAAGAATCATTGAATTCAAAAGAATTATCATCTTCTGAAcgtttattattattaaagtaatgattataatcataataattattagTAGTAGTACTATTTTTACTGTTTGTACTTTTTTTCCTTTCATTCTGTAATCTTTTTTTCCTCATTTGGTCATTACCATTCTGTAAACAAAATTGTTTAAATTCctcaaaattattttcattatttgtatttacTTGAGAAATACTAAATTTATTTGACATAGAATTAacaattaattttttcttcatattttttctcAAATTAcaaatttgttttttaaaacaGGTGTTATATGAAGGCAAAAACTTTGttactttatttttattcaatACATTTCtcttaatattttttaagtccccgttatttttttcaatgtttttattttgttcatcaatgtttatattactattataattaaacaTATTACTATTGCTGTTACTATTATCATTACTATTAGAATTATGATCATCTGTTTTgtctttttcatttaaataattaaaaatataattctCTCTAAAATTATTGTCTTCAAAGGAGTCAAGATTATTATTGATCctatgattattattatcatgattattattatgattatcatgattatgattattattattattatcaccattattattattactattattatcaccattattattattattattattattattattatcaccattattattattattactagtatcaccattattattattattactagtatcaccattattatcattattatcattattattattatcatcattattattattatcatcattatttttattattattattattattattatcatcagtactattatcatcatcattattattattaccatttCTATCTAATAATAACTTATGATGCTCTTGTACATtatcttcttcattatttattatggATTCTTCTTGTAAAggttttattttttccttacgtgttatataataatcattCGTCGATGTTCGATCTGTACTATACAAAAAGGAAGTATCATTTTGCGAGCTTTCAtccttttctttattaaaatcatttataatattttcattatttttattagaATTTTTAACATGATTAACAAAAGTATGTGGCTTTTGGTATTTTTTCgatttttcattattattaagaCATAAATTAGAAGAATGTGATAAACTCAggttcatttttaataaggATTCATCATCAAATATgttcttattatttatattattatttagGAAACTTTCtaaatatttgttttttaatttttttacacTTTTAGatagaaataaattattataatgtatatCATTTACAATTCGGTtgtctttttttattaaatcatcagagtcatataaaaataacagattatttttttcttcgTCATTTAATTGATGAAGATCGTTAAGAAGAActgaattattattaccatcGTAAGATAAATCTGTTGAATACTTACAATGGTAataattgttattataatttctattattataaatgttattattataaatattgttattattattgttattattattattattattattatcgtCATTATTTATCCTGTTTGCCAAAGACAATATgctttttatatttccagttttttttttaccaATGTAAGTAACATCCATTTTATCAGAATTTTCATATAGATATGAATTAATTTCATTTGATAATATAGAATTTGATGACATATTAAATAAGCTGAAGTTTCTATTtcttaatttatttttttcttttttcatattttcaGCTTCTAATTCTctcataatatttataatttcttcatcatcatcatcaaTATCATTTGGCTTTATTTCAATAAATCCCATTTTGGTTTTGTTTGGATTTAATACATCTGTGTTTTGTACTAATCGTGTTTGTTCATAaactttattattatactGTTCAACATTTTGTTGAGAATTATTTTCgatattatttattatatttctttctatatatctattaatattatcacCCACAACAGTTTCTCTATTTTCCCcttcattatcatttttttcatttttatttttattacaattaTCCATTTCTTCTGTTAATTGTAAAGCAACTTTTCTTGCTTGCCCTTTTAAATTTGGACTTAAGTTTTCAAAAGGTTCCCATGTATTTTCGTCACtatcataatttttccattttatataaaattcaAAATCATCTAAATTTTCAtcttttctattttttttccttttacAATTCAGTTTATATCTAgccattattattttctctACTTCAAAAACTTCATTGAAATCAGGTTCACCAACAATTCTAAAATTATCTTCAAAATTAAAatcatcatttatttcatctttaaatctttttctttttcgTGATTTATGAGGATTTCCCTTTCCTCTTTTCAGTACcattctttatataaaaatcaaaaaaataaataattataaataatatatttactaaATATTActacttatatatatatatatatatatatgtacataatattttttttataacccttaatttttattaatctaaaaatttttaatggcttatatataaataatatatatatatatatatatatatattatgtcttatattttgtatatattttacgtcaaaaaaaaaaaaaaaaaaaaattaaatacttaattattaaaatataacgGGTTGgggaatatataaaataaattgattaatacacatttttttatataaatatataaacttggatgatttttattttactttaaaatataaaccactacacacatatataaatgtatatataaatataaatatatatatatatacaatttcATGTGCGGTTGTAAAAATAAGTGTGTCTCctttttatcttttatataataattatacatGTACACATTATTTGGatagataaataaatataaacttTAGAACACtttaattattacatattcTCATCGTATATAAAAGGATGAAAcaatcaaataaaataagaatataaaataaaaataaaagtagaaaaaatagagcaaaaaaaaaaataaaataaaaaaaaaaataaaataaaaaaataaaataaaataaaataaaataaaaattaattttataagaTAAATTGTAGAacataaaacaaataacaaattataatatgaaaaaaaaatatatatatattgttattattttttttttcattaatattttaaatattttataaacacaaatatatcaaatatatatatatatatatatatatatcttatgTGTATGCTTAAATATGCACATATACTTAATTCTATTATATccaaaatatataatacttctatttaaaaatgtatatatgtataaaacGCATATCATATAACTAATATgaatattcttatttattctttatttaccttatttttattgaaatatatattatttttaagaaCAATTTTGTTCTAagttataataacatatttttattaaaaaaaagaaaaaagaaaaaaaaaaaaaagaaaagaaaagaagaagaagaaaaatgaTGTATTCATAAGCAAATAAagaaatgtatataatatatatagaatgaatatattaaaa of the Plasmodium reichenowi strain SY57 chromosome 11, whole genome shotgun sequence genome contains:
- a CDS encoding hypothetical protein (conserved Plasmodium protein, unknown function), whose translation is MVLKRGKGNPHKSRKRKRFKDEINDDFNFEDNFRIVGEPDFNEVFEVEKIIMARYKLNCKRKKNRKDENLDDFEFYIKWKNYDSDENTWEPFENLSPNLKGQARKVALQLTEEMDNCNKNKNEKNDNEGENRETVVGDNINRYIERNIINNIENNSQQNVEQYNNKVYEQTRLVQNTDVLNPNKTKMGFIEIKPNDIDDDDEEIINIMRELEAENMKKEKNKLRNRNFSLFNMSSNSILSNEINSYLYENSDKMDVTYIGKKKTGNIKSILSLANRINNDDNNNNNNNNNNNNNIYNNNIYNNRNYNNNYYHCKYSTDLSYDGNNNSVLLNDLHQLNDEEKNNLLFLYDSDDLIKKDNRIVNDIHYNNLFLSKSVKKLKNKYLESFLNNNINNKNIFDDESLLKMNLSLSHSSNLCLNNNEKSKKYQKPHTFVNHVKNSNKNNENIINDFNKEKDESSQNDTSFLYSTDRTSTNDYYITRKEKIKPLQEESIINNEEDNVQEHHKLLLDRNGNNNNDDDNSTDDNNNNNNNKNNDDNNNNDDNNNNDNNDNNGDTSNNNNNGDTSNNNNNGDNNNNNNNNNNGDNNSNNNNGDNNNNNHNHDNHNNNHDNNNHRINNNLDSFEDNNFRENYIFNYLNEKDKTDDHNSNSNDNSNSNSNMFNYNSNINIDEQNKNIEKNNGDLKNIKRNVLNKNKVTKFLPSYNTCFKKQICNLRKNMKKKLIVNSMSNKFSISQVNTNNENNFEEFKQFCLQNGNDQMRKKRLQNERKKSTNSKNSTTTNNYYDYNHYFNNNKRSEDDNSFEFNDSYFTNSANTIDQVSKLVQKYLALPGNENIMATDYLFNTTTNNNDNNKNNDGNNKNNDGNNKNNDGNNKNNDDNNNKDDNNNNNNNNNNNNNNNNNNNNNSNNICKKGRKTNNIKKRKILFKDTNIPLGNYSNNEYYDDHDVNNNSNTNIRNMIHNKSLSDFINEDKTFKQKSGKNIVKNLFCNKKSYSNNSVYVNRGISEYAEENIGDKNFINNQKCNNYFLNLKELQNIYASEKYGKSKKGNKNSVSKEINDYIYNNNSGNNSSNNIRKSYINKLTESEYDSVYETLINRYCKSTTNKYSKNIYNDENGNTNELINHIKFYINDNNNNSTRNSPPSLIHDNLFENDYNEIGNELKRKQSQIPKENKKYDAHVDDDIDDEEEENTDKNNNTIRSSIQSDIIYKILNDEKNKSQEQNVHILNKDNINEFSEFKKKKDGKNDEMLFFSSDHMKSNICRNEDYSSESFNNNKPIMKKTQHLYNIDEIKNKNKNKNKNKNKDKNKDKNKDISDSTNENNHTNYNNNKNKYDGLNSMTINIKDILDTKNDKRDYYINVLENVLSALKENRTYNSKDLNISKENEITNGHIRSNSYTDTSSILLNKKIPKISGEKENYENVRNLKRRTFHNDSIEYSRTPKRVLFEINKQDHQNKKLKNRNLIHDKVDDDDNNNNNNNNNNNNKSDDNKTNDDNKIKKNKTVFSIYSSIKNKSRNILSNIKLGHFLTNKNKSQNNKADESQNVVPIRIKKEKEDDELEENVENEVSNDKHNMNNDEQNNCDGVNKMRSEEDHINDDDNNINSYDDESDVNFNILNNYKGKRIFSRLEILNINIVKLNYLDKLGEYIDSVDKLAIGNLDSLLKNFNILNNYKGKDKVMIYFLNPGFQKRLLEAYSNIFLHFDIFIDNKTYNFIFNNCEYVNVLLDRAFSIKREEEYNRLRNIPSYELSKYLYLFYELGKMTEKLNTLFKILFIPTQVKPHKYYFPSVEYFERFYIHLHYKTRADDVDVDTNQVGGEKVDEEKLEEEKLEEKLEEEKLEEENVENEQIEEENLEDEQIEDEKLEDEKLEDEKLEDEQIEDEKLEDEKLEDEKLEDEKLEDEKLEDEQIEDENVENEKWKDEQNISNEYNNTANIIKKDNIFEKNINEEYNIKILEDKTEYKINKEYLKNSPGDVSNFEDSMNEEGCNKSSIENNNIDNKNGSQNNNVEEKDENNHEKNNIYINKTDHNINNGGAITDNDIENIDYIKKDFNNNLSTYSNSSTIQNNNIHNEDSDDYNNNNNNDDDNNNNNNDDDNINNNNNNDDNNNNIIIKDLSLTSYEMEERLSSISIINKAHIENEELPKEVQNNERVDTKFYDLKSKILNNNMLRKFIK